The Maridesulfovibrio bastinii DSM 16055 genome segment ACAAACCGCCTTCTGGATTAGCTCCAAAAGGACTTTTGCTCCGGCGGAGATTTCGTCTTCGGGTAAGGTCTGGATGGTCTGCAAAGCGCAGCAGGAATCGTGTAAAAAGGAAATTGCCTGGCTAGGGGACAGGTCTTGTCTGGCCATGATAGCCTCCGTGTGAGTTTAAGGTGTTGGCCACTCATTGACACAAAAAAAAGAGCAGCCAGAATTCCTAACGTCTCACACGACGTGGCATGCCTCGCGACATGACCATTCTGGCTGCCCTGTCTATCAGGATGGAAGTGCAGAAAATAAAATGCACCTATCCTGTCAGATTCGGTAGTGGATGCGCTAATGCGCATATAAAAACAAAAGTCCCCGTTTAGGCCGGAGAACGCCGTGTGAGAATTAGGAAGTCCAGAATGCCCTGAAATGGAAAATTTTGTCAAGAAAGAAGTAACCATAAAAATAAAAGTTTTTTGGTTGACGTGTAACCAAAGAGTAATTATTTTCTTTTTATGGAATGGAAACTTCTTTTCTCCAATAAAGCCCGTAAGCAGATTGAAAAGCTGCCCCCGCATGTAGTTGATGCGCTTACCATCCTCCGTGCGAACATTGAGCAACATGGTCCGGTTCAGCTCAGCTGGCCGAACTACAGCAAAATAAAAGGGCAGAAAGGGTACTACCACTGCCACCTGAATAAAGGCAAACCGCGCTATGTGGCTGTGTGGGCTGTTGAAAATGATAAAATTAAAGTTGTGGAGGTCATATATGCTGGAACACACGAAAAAGTCGACTATAGAAAAGTTAGGTGATGTCGTTATAACGGGCCAGAAGCAAGACCTGCCGGAAATTGCAAATATTGTCAGGCAGCTTTTGAAGCTGACTAAGGTCAACGCAGAGGTAAAAATTATTAATGACGATGGAGAACAAGTCTTCACCGCCGATGAAGTTCTGCCGGAACCGACTCCTGCCGGCATGTTGCGCGGTGCTCGTTTCCGTGAGGACATGACGCAAGCCGATCTGGCGAAAGAACTCGGCATACACAAGAACAACATTTCCGAAATGGAAAGAGGAGTTCGTAAGATTAGTGTGGACATGGCCAAGCGGCTCGGCGCTACCCTGAATATGGAATACAAGCTTTTCCTGTAGGTCGGAAAAATGAAGCGGCAACCCAACCACCAGATCATTAATGACGCTGAAGGAAAACCGGCTTTCGTAGTGATTCCGTATGATGAATATTTGGAATTCTTCGGGGTTCCAGAAGAAGCCAGCGCGAAAGCCTTGCCCAGGATCACGATGCAACGCCGCTCCGTGGACGATGAAACGGAAGAAATATGCTTCACGGTTCCCACTGGAAAAATGAACGATTTTGAAAAACAATTACTTGAATTCCTGCGCAAAGAAAAATTAGATTTCTGCTTTAAGCATTCAGAATCTGAATAAACCATTTTCACCCTTCCACAAAAAAACGCCCTTTCCAGCCACTGGTCAGGGCGTTTTATTTTAGTCTGTTTTTATTCACTTAGCTTTTCATCCTCTGTGGCTCTTCAATCGTGTGACCTTACGTTGCGAGGTAAAATCTTT includes the following:
- a CDS encoding type II toxin-antitoxin system RelE family toxin, with protein sequence MEWKLLFSNKARKQIEKLPPHVVDALTILRANIEQHGPVQLSWPNYSKIKGQKGYYHCHLNKGKPRYVAVWAVENDKIKVVEVIYAGTHEKVDYRKVR
- a CDS encoding helix-turn-helix transcriptional regulator, coding for MLEHTKKSTIEKLGDVVITGQKQDLPEIANIVRQLLKLTKVNAEVKIINDDGEQVFTADEVLPEPTPAGMLRGARFREDMTQADLAKELGIHKNNISEMERGVRKISVDMAKRLGATLNMEYKLFL